In Quercus robur chromosome 10, dhQueRobu3.1, whole genome shotgun sequence, a genomic segment contains:
- the LOC126702265 gene encoding pentatricopeptide repeat-containing protein At3g47530-like → MDVNPIVLRVYIFCKRVPTRMHWNSVKKIHTYIDEHGYGDAVNFSNSLMTMYLQTGRFDKACEVLRMRNKNVVSWSSMISSLAMNGRTKEAIKAFRELQKLGVQPDDQTFRGVLSACSHCGLVDAGLMFFDCMSKEFGIVPNIHHYGCMVDLLGRAGLLYLAYQLIMSMGVKPDLTMWRTLLGACRIHGHVTIAEQVIGHLVELKAQEKGDYALLLSIYHSAGNLEKVMKLRKYMKKKALQTTPGCGTIVLNRVVHEFVMDDFLHPQKDEVHAMVDEINQQLNCWMTML, encoded by the coding sequence ATGGATGTGAACCCGATTGTGTTACGTGTTTACATCTTTTGCAAACGTGTGCCCACTAGAATGCATTGGAATTCGGTGAAAAAAATCCATACGTACATTGATGAGCATGGTTATGGTGATGCTGTCAATTTTTCTAATTCTCTTATGACAATGTACTTGCAGACTGGACGTTTTGATAAGGCTTGTGAAGTGTTGAGAATGCGCAATAAGAATGTGGTTTCATGGAGTTCTATGATTTCCAGTTTAGCAATGAATGGACGCACAAAAGAAGCTATTAAAGCCTTTAGGGAGTTGCAGAAATTGGGTGTTCAACCTGATGATCAGACCTTTAGAGGAGTTCTTTCTGCTTGCAGTCATTGTGGGTTAGTGGATGCGGgattgatgttttttgattgtATGAGCAAAGAGTTTGGGATAGTGCCTAATATTCATCATTATGGATGTATGGTTGATCTCTTGGGTCGTGCTGGTTTGCTTTATCTGGCCTATCAGCTTATAATGTCGATGGGGGTCAAGCCAGATTTGACAATGTGGAGGACCTTACTTGGGGCTTGTAGAATTCATGGCCATGTTACAATCGCGGAGCAAGTGATTGGACATTTGGTTGAACTTAAGGCTCAAGAAAAAGGGGATTATGCTCTGTTGCTGAGCATTTATCATTCAGCTGGCAACTTAGAGAAGGTAATGAAACTGAGGAAGTATATGAAGAAGAAAGCACTACAAACCACACCTGGCTGTGGCACGATTGTATTGAATAGGGTAGTACATGAGTTTGTTATGGATGATTTTTTGCATCCACAAAAGGATGAGGTTCATGCAATGGTGGATGAGATTAATCAGCAGCTGAATTGCTGGATGACAATGCTATAG